The Corylus avellana chromosome ca8, CavTom2PMs-1.0 genome has a segment encoding these proteins:
- the LOC132190115 gene encoding pentatricopeptide repeat-containing protein At3g22470, mitochondrial-like, whose translation MVSKGIQPNVFTYGSLIDGYCLQNRIDEAVKTFDKMVRKGCSSSVVSYNILISGYCKDKRIDEAMSLFREMTNNGMIPDFVTYNTLIGGFLQVGRPKTAQELLHKMQGCGQHPNLQTYAILVDGLYKNHHFPEAIALFHEMEDKKLDLDIVVYNVLIDGMCNVGKITAARELFNALPTKGLQADVWTYTIMIKGLGKEGLLNEARELFEKMEENDCQPDHITYNTIIQGLLQHNEISWEVKYLQIMVNKGFLANATTITILINLLTTNQADKTLQDFFSKICVKDF comes from the coding sequence ATGGTGAGTAAAGGAATTCAGCCAAACGTTTTCACTTACGGTTCTTTGATTGATGGTTACTGTTTGCAAAATAGAATAGATGAAGCAGTCAAAACATTTGATAAGATGGTTCGAAAGGGTTGTTCCTCTTCTGTTGTTAGCTATAACATATTGATCAGTGGATATTGTAAAGATAAGAGAATTGATGAGGCAATGAGTCTTTTCCGTGAAATGACTAACAATGGCATGATTCCCGATTTTGTCACTTACAACACTCTTATTGGCGGGTTTTTGCAAGTTGGGAGACCTAAGACTGCACAAGAGCTACTCCATAAGATGCAAGGTTGTGGTCAACATCCTAATCTCCAAACTTATGCTATTTTGGTAGATGGCCTCTATAAGAATCATCACTTTCCAGAAGCAATTGCATTGTTTCATGAGATGGAAGACAAAAAGTTGGACCTTGATATTGTGGTTTACAACGTcttgattgatggtatgtgtaatGTTGGAAAAATTACGGCTGCAAGAGAACTTTTTAATGCTCTTCCTACCAAAGGTTTGCAAGCTGATGTTTGGACTTATACTATAATGATCAAAGGGCTTGGCAAAGAGGGACTACTAAATGAAGCAAGGGAGctatttgagaaaatggaagaaaatgattgtCAACCTGACCATATCACATATAACACAATCATCCAAGGCTTATTGCAACATAATGAGATATCATGGGAAGTGAAATATCTCCAAATTATGGTTAACAAGGGTTTCTTGGCAAATGCGACCACAATAACCATTTTGATCAACTTGTTGACTACTAATCAGGCAGATAAAACAttacaagattttttttctaaaatctgTGTGAAAGATTTCTAG
- the LOC132190114 gene encoding putative pentatricopeptide repeat-containing protein At1g12700, mitochondrial, producing the protein MLHMHPLPSIVDFNQLLGAIARMKHHSTVITLIKEMELSGIAPNDYILSVLINCFCHLNRVDFGFSILARILKLGFQPDYIILNTLVKGLCLQSKIVEAVKLVNKMENIGYKPNTVTYGTVMNCLCKIGKTNEAIGLLRKMQEGNLELDVVKYNIIIDSLCKDRLVIEALTFFSEMVSKGIQPNVFTYSSLIQGLCNFGRWKEVTKLWNEMVDRKIMPDLHTFMVDTHGKEGMLKEANKVFNVMIQTGVEPDTITYNSLIDGYCLQNRMDEAVKVFNTMVRKGCSPSVVSYNILIHGYCKDKRIDDAMSLFREMTINGMIPNVVTYTTLIGGFCRVGRPKIALELLQEMQGCGQHPNVQTYAILLDGLFKNLHFPEAMALFQAMEDKKLDLNIVIYNILIDGMCNAGKLTTARELFNTLPTKGFQANVQTYTIMIKGLCKEGLLNEARELFEKMEEFGCQPNHFTYNTIIHGFLHHNATSWVVKYIQMMVDKGFQANATTATILIDLLTTNQADKTLQDFFLKSV; encoded by the coding sequence ATGCTTCACATGCACCCTTTGCCTTCCATCGTGGATTTTAATCAATTGCTGGGTGCAATCGCAAGAATGAAGCATCACTCAACTGTTATTACTTTGATTAAAGAAATGGAACTGTCAGGAATTGCTCCCAATGATTATATTCTGAgtgttttgattaattgcttCTGCCATTTGAACCGGGTGGATTTCGGCTTCTCTATTTTAGCAAGAATTTTGAAGCTTGGTTTTCAACCAGACTATATAATTCTAAACACTCTTGTCAAGGGGCTTTGTCTTCAGAGTAAAATTGTTGAAGCTGTGAAGTTGGTTAACAAAATGGAGAATATAGGCTATAAACCAAATACAGTTACCTACGGAACAGTAATGAATTGTTTGTGTAAAATAGGTAAGACCAATGAAGCTATTGGGTTGCTTAGGAAGATGCAAGAAGGAAATCTTGAACTTGATGTAGTGAAGTATAATATAATCATTGATAGTTTATGTAAGGACAGATTGGTAATTGAGGCTTTGACATTTTTCTCTGAAATGGTGAGTAAAGGAATTCAGCCAAATGTTTTCACTTACAGTTCTTTAATTCAGGGCCTATGTAATTTTGGTCGGTGGAAGGAAGTAACTAAACTATGGAATGAGATGGTGGATAGGAAAATCATGCCAGATTTGCATACATTCATGGTGGACACGCATGGTAAAGAGGGGATGTTGAAAGAAgcaaataaagtttttaatgTGATGATTCAAACAGGCGTAGAGCCTGATACAATCACGTACAATTCTTTGATTGATGGTTATTGTTTGCAAAATAGAATGGATGAAGCTGTCAAAGTATTTAATACGATGGTTCGAAAGGGTTGTTCGCCTTCTGTTGTTAGCTATAACATATTAATCCATGGATATTGTAAAGATAAGAGAATTGATGACGCAATGAGTCTTTTTCGTGAAATGACTATCAATGGCATGATTCCCAATGTTGTCACTTACACCACTCTTATTGGCGGGTTTTGCCGAGTTGGGAGACCTAAGATTGCACTAGAGCTGCTCCAGGAGATGCAAGGTTGTGGCCAACATCCCAATGTCCAAACTTATGCTATTTTGTTGGATGGCCTATTTAAGAATCTACACTTTCCAGAGGCAATGGCATTGTTTCAAGCAATGGAAGACAAAAAGTTAGACCTTAATATTGTGATTTACAACATcttgattgatggtatgtgCAATGCTGGGAAACTTACAACTGCAAGAGAACTCTTTAATACTCTTCCTACCAAAGGCTTTCAAGCTAATGTTCAGACTTATACTATAATGATCAAAGGGCTTTGCAAAGAGGGACTACTAAATGAAGCGAGGGAGCTATTTGAGAAAATGGAGGAATTTGGTTGTCAACCTAACCATTTCACATATAACACAATCATCCATGGCTTCTTGCATCATAATGCAACTTCATGGGTAGTGAAATATATCCAAATGATGGTTGACAAGGGTTTCCAGGCAAATGCGACCACGGCAACCATTTTGATCGACTTGTTGACTACTAATCAGGCAGATAAAACATTACaagatttttttctaaaatctgTGTGA
- the LOC132189019 gene encoding putative pentatricopeptide repeat-containing protein At1g12700, mitochondrial — protein sequence MGTTAKSTNSLAFFFNHYSHVRVSFHALNFYYYCRSFSSTSAKTTNSGRDIVESPNQFLKTVRDRCRSRSFRNLDEALGVFDRMLHMHPLPPIVDFNQLLGAIARMKHHSTVITLIKEMEQSGIAPDVYVLSVLINCFCHLNRVDFGFSILARVLKLGFQSNYVILSTLVKGLCLQGKIVEAVKLVNKMENIGYKPNTITYGTIMNCLCKIGETNEAIGLFRKMQEGNLELNVVLYNTIIDSLCKDRLVTEALNFFSEMTSKGIQPDVFTYNSLIQGLCNFGRWKETIKLLNAMVQRKIMLDLCTFSILVDTLGKEGKLKEAEEVFNVMIQRGVEPDTITYNSLIDGYCLQNRMDEAVKVFNTMVRKGCLPSIVSYSILIHGYCKKKRIDEAMILFREMTINGMIPNVVTYTTLIGGFCRVGRPKTALELLQKMRGCGQHPNVQTYAILLDGLCKNLHFPEAMALFQVMEDKKLDLNIVIYNILIDGMCNVGKLTIARELFNTLPTKGFQANVRTYTIIIKGLYKEGLLNEARELFEKMEENGCSPDHVTYNTIIQGFLQHNETSWAVQYLQMMVDKGFSANATIATILIDLLTTNQADKTLQDFLLKSV from the coding sequence ATGGGTACCACTGCTAAGTCTACAAACtctcttgctttcttcttcaatcattATTCTCATGTTAGGGTTTCTTTCCAtgctcttaatttttattattattgtcgtAGTTTTAGTTCCACTTCTGCTAAAACTACCAATAGTGGTAGAGATATTGTGGAAAGCCCCAATCAGTTCTTGAAAACTGTGAGAGATCGATGCAGATCTCGGAGCTTTAGGAATCTTGATGAAGCCTTAGGTGTGTTTGATAGAATGCTTCACATGCACCCTTTGCCTCCCATCGTGGATTTTAATCAATTGCTGGGTGCAATCGCAAGAATGAAGCATCACTCAACTGTTATTACTTTGATTAAAGAAATGGAACAGTCAGGAATTGCTCCCGATGTTTATGTTCTGAgtgttttgattaattgcttCTGCCATTTGAACCGGGTGGATTTTGGCTTCTCTATTTTAGCAAGAGTTTTGAAACTTGGTTTTCAATCGAACTATGTAATTCTTAGTACTCTTGTCAAGGGTCTCTGTCTTCAGGGTAAAATTGTTGAAGCTGTGAAGTTGGTTAACAAAATGGAGAATATAGGCTACAAACCTAATACAATTACCTATGGAACGATTATGAATTGTTTGTGTAAAATAGGCGAGACCAATGAAGCTATTGGGTTGTTTAGGAAGATGCAAGAAGGAAATCTTGAACTTAATGTAGTACTGTATAACACAATCATTGATAGTTTGTGTAAGGACAGATTGGTAACTGaggctttgaattttttttctgaaatgaCGAGTAAAGGAATTCAGCCAGACGTTTTTACTTACAATTCTTTAATTCAGGGTCTATGCAATTTCGGCCGGTGGAAGGAGACAATCAAACTATTGAATGCGATGGTGCAAAGGAAAATCATGCTAGATTTGTGCACATTCAGCATATTGGTGGACACGCTTGGTAAAGAGGGGAAGTTGAAAGAGGCTGAAGAAGTTTTTAATGTGATGATTCAGAGAGGCGTAGAGCCGGATACAATCACATACAATTCTTTGATTGATGGTTATTGTTTGCAAAATAGAATGGATGAAGCCGTCAAAGTATTTAATACGATGGTTCGAAAGGGTTGTTTGCCTTCTATTGTTAGCTATAGCATATTGATCCACggatattgtaaaaaaaaaagaattgatgaGGCAATGATTCTCTTCCGTGAAATGACTATCAATGGCATGATTCCCAATGTTGTCACTTACACCACTCTTATTGGCGGATTTTGCCGAGTTGGGAGACCTAAGACTGCACTAGAGCTACTTCAGAAGATGCGAGGTTGTGGCCAACATCCCAATGTCCAAACTTATGCTATTTTGTTAGATGGCCTATGTAAGAATCTACACTTTCCAGAGGCAATGGCATTGTTTCAAGTGATGGAAGACAAAAAGTTAGACCTTAATATTGTGATTTACAACATcttgattgatggtatgtgtaatGTTGGGAAACTTACAATTGCAAGAGAACTCTTTAATACTCTTCCTACCAAAGGCTTTCAAGCTAATGTTCGGACTTATACTATAATCATCAAAGGGCTTTACAAAGAGGGACTATTAAATGAAGCGAGGGAGctatttgaaaaaatggaggAGAACGGTTGCTCACCTGACCATGTCACATATAACACAATCATCCAAGGCTTCTTGCAACATAATGAGACATCGTGGGCAGTGCAATATCTCCAAATGATGGTTGACAAGGGTTTCTCAGCAAATGCGACCATTGCAACCATTTTGATCGACTTGTTGACTACTAATCAGGCAGATAAAACATTACAAGATTTTTTACTAAAATCTGTGTGA
- the LOC132190332 gene encoding aspartyl protease family protein At5g10770-like — translation MASPFSSFLWVILFSFSAFLCPYAHQARETAETHHLIQVSSLIPSSTCNTSASNKGPKSNGSLEVIHKYGPCFESNKDKEQLVPNHIEILLQDQSRVNSIHSRLSNNSSSNKFRDSQAAATLPAKSGLTIGTGNYIVTVGLGTPKRDLRLVFDTGSDLTWTQCEPCAISCYNQVDPIFNPSKSTSYSKIACTSPSCAKLNSATGNPPQCSSTSQCLYLASYGDQSFSIGYFSQERLTITPSDVLENFLFGCGQDNEGLFQGIAGLLGLGRNQISVVQQAAQKYGQFFSYCLPATTSSTGYLKFGNSGGVSNAVKFTPLLTLSRSASFYGLGLTGISVNGRQLSIPTSAFSAAGTLIDSGTVITRLPPVAYSELRTAVRASMRGYPLTSPVSILDTCYDLSKSMTVLVPRIGFLFGGVSVDLDKAGVFFMVSSSQACLAFAGNNDASKVAIIGNVQQKRLEVVYDVAGGRIGFGPGGCS, via the exons ATGGCTTCTCCCTTTTCCTCCTTCCTATGGGTTATCCTCTTTAGCTTTTCTGCTTTTCTATGCCCTTATGCTCATCAAGCAAGAGAGACTGCAGAAACCCACCACCTAATTCAAGTCAGCTCTCTAATACCATCATCTACCTGCAATACTAGTGCTTCTAACAAAG GTCCTAAAAGCAATGGCTCCCTAGAAGTGATACACAAATATGGGCCATGCTTTGAAAGCAACAAAGACAAAGAACAATTAGTTCCAAATCACATTGAAATCCTCCTCCAAGACCAATCCAGGGTGAACTCAATCCACTCCAGGCTTTCCAACAACTCCAGCAGCAACAAATTTAGGGACTCTCAGGCTGCCGCCACCCTACCGGCTAAATCCGGTCTCACCATCGGCACAGGCAACTACATCGTCACCGTCGGTCTCGGCACGCCCAAGAGAGACCTCAGACTTGTATTTGACACTGGCAGCGACCTTACTTGGACACAGTGTGAACCATGCGCCATATCTTGCTATAATCAAGTTGACCCCATCTTCAATCCATCCAAATCCACATCATATTCCAAAATTGCATGCACTTCGCCCTCATGCGCTAAACTCAACTCAGCCACAG GAAACCCACCACAGTGCTCCTCTACTTCACAATGCTTATACCTCGCATCATATGGTGACCAATCATTCTCAATCGGTTATTTCAGCCAAGAAAGGCTGACCATAACACCATCGGACGTGCTGGAAAATTTCTTATTCGGTTGTGGCCAAGACAACGAAGGACTCTTCCAGGGCATCGCCGGGTTGCTAGGCCTCGGTCGCAACCAAATCTCCGTCGTACAACAAGCCGCACAAAAGTACGGCCAATTCTTCTCGTATTGTCTACCCGCCACCACTAGCTCAACGGGATACCTCAAGTTCGGAAACAGCGGCGGAGTCTCCAATGCTGTAAAGTTCACGCCGTTGTTGACGCTTTCTCGGAGCGCATCGTTCTATGGGCTTGGCTTAACCGGAATAAGTGTCAATGGGCGTCAACTATCAATCCCAACATCGGCGTTCTCGGCTGCAGGCACCCTCATCGACTCTGGGACAGTCATAACGCGGTTGCCACCAGTGGCGTACAGCGAATTGCGAACAGCGGTTCGAGCGTCGATGCGTGGTTATCCGTTGACGAGCCCAGTTTCGATACTCGATACGTGCTATGACTTGAGTAAGAGCATGACTGTTTTGGTTCCGAGAATTGGCTTTTTGTTTGGTGGTGTGAGTGTGGATTTGGACAAAGCAGGGGTGTTTTTCATGGTGAGCTCATCACAGGCTTGTTTAGCGTTTGCTGGAAACAATGATGCAAGCAAAGTAGCCATTATTGGGAATGTTCAGCAAAAAAGGTTGGAGGTGGTGTATGATGTTGCTGGGGGAAGGATTGGGTTTGGCCCCGGTGGTTGTAGCTAA
- the LOC132191124 gene encoding pentatricopeptide repeat-containing protein At3g22470, mitochondrial-like yields MENIDYKPNTITYGTIMNCLCKIGKTNEAIGLFRKMQEGNLELNVVLYNTIIDSLCKDSMVTEALNFFSEMTSKGIQPDVFTYNSLIQGLCNFDRWKETIKLLNEMVQRKIMLDLCTFSILVDTLGKEGKLKEAEEVFNVMIQRGVEPDTITYNSLIDGYCLQNRMDKAIKVFNMMVRKGCSPSIVSYSILIHGYCKNKRIDEAMILFREMTINGMIPNVVTYTTLIGGFCRVGRPKTALELLQKMQGCGQHPNVQTYAILLDGLCKNLHFPEAMALFQVMEDKKLDLNIVIYNILIDGMCNVGKLTIARELFNTLPTKGFQANVRTYTIIIKGLYKEGLLNEARELFEKMEENGCSPDHVTYNIIIQGFLQHNETSWAVQYLQMMVDKGFSANATIATILIDLLTTNQADKALQDFLLKSV; encoded by the coding sequence ATGGAGAATATAGACTACAAACCTAATACAATTACCTATGGAACGATTATGAATTGTTTGTGTAAAATAGGCAAGACCAATGAAGCTATTGGGTTGTTTAGGAAGATGCAAGAAGGAAATCTTGAACTTAATGTAGTGCTGTATAACACAATCATTGATAGTTTGTGTAAGGACAGTATGGTAACTGaggctttgaattttttctctGAAATGACGAGTAAAGGAATTCAGCCAGACGTTTTCACTTACAATTCTTTAATTCAAGGCCTATGCAATTTTGACCGGTGGAAGGAGACAATCAAACTATTGAATGAGATGGTGCAAAGGAAAATCATGCTAGATTTGTGCACATTCAGCATATTGGTGGACACGCTTGGTAAAGAGGGGAAGTTGAAAGAAGCTGAAGAAGTTTTTAATGTGATGATTCAGAGAGGCGTAGAGCCTGATACAATCACGTACAATTCTTTGATTGATGGTTATTGTTTGCAAAATAGAATGGATAAAGCTATCAAAGTATTTAATATGATGGTTCGAAAGGGTTGTTCGCCTTCTATTGTTAGCTATAGCATATTGATCCATGGATAttgtaaaaacaaaagaattgatGAGGCAATGATTCTCTTCCGTGAAATGACTATCAATGGCATGATTCCCAATGTTGTCACTTACACCACTCTTATTGGTGGATTTTGCCGAGTTGGGAGACCTAAGACTGCACTAGAGCTACTCCAGAAGATGCAAGGTTGTGGCCAACATCCCAATGTCCAAACTTATGCTATTTTGTTAGATGGCCTATGTAAGAATCTACACTTTCCAGAGGCAATGGCATTGTTTCAAGTGATGGAAGACAAAAAGTTAGACCTTAATATTGTGATTTACAACATcttgattgatggtatgtgtaatGTTGGGAAACTTACAATTGCAAGAGAACTCTTTAATACTCTTCCTACCAAAGGCTTTCAAGCTAATGTTCGGACTTATACTATAATCATCAAAGGGCTTTACAAAGAGGGactattaaatgaagcaagggagctatttgaaaaaatggaggAGAACGGTTGCTCACCTGACCATGtcacatataacataatcatccAAGGCTTCTTGCAACATAATGAGACATCGTGGGCAGTGCAATATCTCCAAATGATGGTTGACAAGGGTTTCTCAGCAAATGCGACCATTGCAACCATTTTGATCGACTTGTTGACTACTAATCAGGCAGATAAAGCATTACAAGATTTTTTACTAAAATCTGTGTGA
- the LOC132191123 gene encoding aspartyl protease family protein At5g10770-like, with the protein MASPFSSFLWVILFSFSAFLCPYAHQARETAETHHLIQVSSLIPSSTCNTSASNKGPKSEGFLEVIHKYGPCFESNQDKEQLVPNHIEILLQDQSRVNSIHSRLSNNSSSNKFRDSQAAATLPAKSGLTIGTGNYIVTVGLGTPKRDLRLVFDTGSDLTWTQCEPCVISCYNQVDPIFNPSKSTSYSKIACTSPSCSKLNSATGYSPRCSSTSQCLYLISYGDQSFSIGYFSKERLTITPSDVVEDFLFGCGQDNEGLFRGFAGLLGLGRNQISVVQQAAQKYGQFFSYCLPATTSSTGYLKFGNNGRVSNAVKFTPLLTLSRSASFYGLGLTGISVNGRQLSIPTSAFKAAGTLIDSGTVITRLPPVAYSELRTAVRASMRGYPLTSPVSILDTCYDLSKSMTVLVPRIGFLFGGVSVDLDKAGVFFMVSSSQACLAFAGNNDASQVAIIGNVQQKRLDVVYDVAGGRIGFGPGGCS; encoded by the exons ATGGCTTCTCCCTTTTCCTCCTTCCTATGGGTTATCCTCTTTAGCTTTTCTGCTTTTCTATGCCCTTATGCTCATCAAGCAAGAGAGACTGCAGAAACCCACCATCTAATTCAAGTCAGCTCTCTAATACCATCATCTACCTGCAATACTAGTGCTTCTAACAAAG GTCCTAAAAGCGAGGGCTTCCTAGAAGTGATACACAAATATGGGCCATGCTTTGAAAGCAACCAAGACAAAGAACAATTAGTTCCAAATCACATTGAAATCCTCCTCCAAGACCAATCCAGGGTGAACTCAATCCACTCCAGGCTTTCCAACAACTCCAGCAGCAACAAATTTAGGGACTCTCAGGCTGCCGCCACGCTACCGGCTAAATCCGGTCTCACCATCGGCACAGGCAACTACATCGTCACCGTCGGTCTCGGCACGCCCAAGAGAGACCTCAGACTTGTATTTGACACCGGCAGCGACCTTACTTGGACACAGTGTGAACCATGCGTCATATCTTGCTATAATCAAGTTGACCCCATCTTCAATCCATCCAAATCCACATCATATTCCAAAATTGCATGCACTTCGCCCTCATGCTCTAAACTCAACTCAGCCACAG GATACTCACCCCGGTGCTCCTCTACTTCACAATGCTTATACCTCATATCATATGGTGACCAATCATTCTCAATCGGTTATTTCAGCAAAGAAAGGCTCACCATAACACCGTCAGACGTGGTGGAAGATTTCTTATTTGGTTGTGGCCAAGACAACGAAGGACTCTTCCGGGGTTTCGCCGGGTTGTTAGGCCTTGGTCGCAACCAAATCTCCGTCGTACAACAAGCCGCACAAAAGTACGGCCAATTCTTCTCGTATTGTCTACCCGCCACCACTAGCTCAACGGGATACCTCAAGTTCGGAAACAACGGCAGAGTCTCCAACGCCGTAAAGTTCACGCCGTTGTTGACGCTTTCTCGGAGCGCATCGTTCTACGGGCTTGGCTTAACCGGAATAAGTGTCAATGGGCGTCAACTATCGATCCCAACATCGGCGTTCAAGGCTGCAGGCACCCTCATCGACTCTGGGACAGTCATAACGCGGTTGCCACCGGTGGCGTACAGCGAACTGCGAACAGCGGTTCGAGCGTCGATGCGTGGTTATCCGTTGACAAGCCCAGTTTCGATACTCGATACGTGCTATGACTTGAGTAAGAGCATGACCGTTTTGGTTCCGAGAATTGGGTTTTTGTTTGGTGGTGTGAGTGTGGATTTGGACAAAGCAGGGGTGTTTTTCATGGTGAGCTCATCACAGGCTTGTTTAGCGTTTGCTGGAAACAATGATGCAAGCCAAGTAGCAATTATTGGGAATGTTCAGCAAAAACGGTTGGACGTGGTGTATGATGTTGCTGGGGGGAGGATTGGGTTTGGCCCTGGTGGTTGTAGCTAA
- the LOC132189765 gene encoding probable monogalactosyldiacylglycerol synthase, chloroplastic, giving the protein MQHGGSTVSQETSGVFDLVSQLGRFAFNTRLQNSASDGCSSLLSNFLYYDPVGGSIGARKRGGRVSLSLGGRGASGIRRILNDFNRAIKFHCERLPIGFASVRFGSGDNNGVREDGSVVLEDDGLALNGVEAESPKKVLILMSDTGGGHRASAEAIKAAFHEEFGDDYQVFVTDLWTDHTPWPFNQLPRSYNFLVKHGTLWKMTYYASAPRVVHQSNFAATSTFIAREVAKGLMKYQPDIIISVHPLMQHVPLRILRSKGLLKKIVFTTVVTDLSTCHPTWFHKLVTRCYCPSAEVAKRALKAGLQTSQIKVYGLPVRPSFVKTVRPKFELRRELGMDENLPAVLLMGGGEGMGPIEATARALGDALYDENLGEPVGQVLVICGRNKKLASKLLSIDWKVPVQVKGFVTKMEECMGACDCIITKAGPGTIAEAMIRGLPIILNDYIAGQEVGNVPYVVENGCGKYSKSPKEIAKIVSEWFGPKAYELRAMSQNALKLARPDAVFKIVHDLHELVKQRSFLPHYSCAT; this is encoded by the exons ATGCAACACGGAGGTTCCACCGTGTCCCAAGAAACCAGTGGCGTTTTCGATCTCGTATCTCAATTGGGTCGCTTTGCCTTCAACACGAGACTGCAAAACTCGGCCTCAGATGGGTGCTCTTCCTTGCTCTCCAATTTTCTCTACTACGACCCTGTTGGTGGTTCAATCGGTGCAAGAAAGCGCGGCGGGCGTGTCTCGCTGAGTTTGGGCGGTAGAGGCGCTTCGGGCATTCGGAGAATTTTGAATGACTTCAATAGGGCCATTAAGTTTCATTGTGAGAGACTCCCAATTGGGTTCGCCTCGGTTCGGTTCGGCTCGGGGGACAACAATGGGGTTAGAGAAGATGGGTCTGTTGTGTTGGAGGACGATGGCTTGGCCTTGAACGGTGTGGAGGCTGAGAGCCCCAAaaaagttttgattttgatgagTGACACCGGTGGGGGCCACCGGGCTTCGGCCGAGGCTATAAAGGCCGCGTTTCATGAGGAATTTGGGGATGATTATCAG GTGTTTGTTACTGATTTATGGACGGATCATACTCCTTGGCCATTTAATCAACTTCCTAGGAGCTATAACTTCTTGGTGAAACACGGCACTTTATGGAAAATGACATATTATGCAAGTGCTCCACGCGTGGTGCATCAATCTAATTTTGCTGCAACTTCAACGTTTATAGCTCG AGAGGTTGCCAAAGGACTGATGAAATACCAACCAGATATTATCATCAGTGTACATCCGCTGATGCAACATGTTCCACTTCGCATCTTGAGATCAAAAGGTCTCTTGAAGAAGATTGTCTTCACCACGGTAGTCACAGATCTAAGCACATGCCATCCTACATG GTTTCATAAACTAGTAACAAGATGCTATTGCCCATCAGCAGAGGTAGCAAAAAGGGCCTTAAAAGCTGGACTCCAGACTTCCCAAATTAAGGTTTATGGGCTACCTGTGCGACCTTCCTTTGTTAAGACTGTTCGGCCAAAG TTTGAACTAAGGAGAGAACTaggaatggatgagaatcttccTGCCGTGTTGCTGATGGGAGGAGGAGAAGGGATGGGTCCCATTGAGGCTACCGCTCGAGCACTTGGGGATGCATTATATGATGAGAATCTCGGGGAGCCTGTAGGTCAGGTCCTTGTGATATGCGGCCGTAACAAAAAGCTCGCCAGCAAATTGCTTTCAATAGATTGGAAGGTTCCTGTCCAG GTGAAGGGGTTTGTCACCAAAATGGAGGAATGCATGGGAGCTTGTGATTGCATCATCACGAAG GCGGGCCCTGGGACTATTGCAGAAGCCATGATTCGAGGCCTCCCTATTATTCTGAATGATTACATTGCCGGCCAG gaGGTTGGGAACGTGCCATATGTGGTTGAAAATGGATGTGGGAAATACTCAAAATCGCCAAAAGAAATAGCAAAAATTGTATCAGAGTGGTTTGGTCCAAAAGCTTATGAGCTGAGGGCCATGTCCCAAAATGCCTTGAAGCTGGCTCGCCCTGATGCTGTATTCAAGATTGTTCATGATCTTCACGAGCTTGTTAAACAAAGAAGTTTCCTACCCCACTACTCTTGTGCTACTTAA